DNA sequence from the Gammaproteobacteria bacterium genome:
CATTTGCAGCTCAAGTAGCAGTTGAAAAAGTAGCTCAAATAGTTAAAGAAATTGGCATGAAAATGCTAGTAGTATTGGTTAAGGGCCCAGGGCCAGGCCGTGAATCGGCAATTCGTGCCTTTTATTCAAACGGATTTACTATCACGAATATTATTGATGTAACCCCATTGCCACACAATGGTTGTCGCCCACCGAAAAAACGTCGGGTGTAGTCTGTTATTCTAAGAATGGAAGCTGTTATTGCCTTCGGTAGTCACAGCTTTTAAGAGTTCATATCTATTTGGAGTTTTTAATGGCTAGATATTTAGGCCCTAAATGTAAATTGTCCCGGCGTGAAGGCACCGATCTAATGCTTAAAAGCGGTGTGCGTGCAATAGAGACTAAATGCAAATTGGATACCCAGCCTGGACAGCATGGTCAAAAACACGGTAGGCTTTCTGACTATGGCGTTCAATTGCGAATGCAGCAGCTAATTAAACGCTACTATGGTGTGCTACAACGACAATTTTTAAATTGCTACGAAGAAGCTGACCGCCAAAAAGGTTCAACAGGTGAAAATCTGTTAAAATTACTGGAATCTAGGTTGGATAATATTGTTTATCGCATGGGCTTTGCCAGTACTCGCGCTGAAGCTAGACAATTGGTTGGCCACAAAGCGATTACTGTCAATGGTAAAGTAGTTAACATTCCTTCCTATTTAGTGCGTCCTAATGATGTGATTCAAGTGAGAGAAAGATCTCGAAAACAACTTAGAATTGCGGCAGCTCTGGAATTAGCCCAGCAAAGGCCACAAGCACAGTGGTTAGATGTAAACTCTCAGGAAATGCGAGGGGTATTCAAATCCTATCCAGACCCAGCAGACTTCCCAGCAATATTTAAAGTAAGTCTCGTGATCGAGCTTTTCTCGAAATAGAGGTACAGATATGCAAGATATTTATAGCAGCTTTTTAACACCCCGCAATATTCAGGTGCAGTCAATAACACCTACGCATTCGAGGATTGTGCTTGAACCATTAGAGCGTGGTTTTGGTCATACCCTGGGGAATGCTTTGCGCCGCATTTTGCTTTCTTCTATGCCAGGAGCTGCCATAGTTGAAGTTGAAATTGATGGGGTGCTACATGAGTACAGTTCTATTGAAGGGGTAAGAGAAGATGTCATAGACATTTTACTTAACCTCAAAGGCATAGCTATCAAGCTGCATGGCCGTAATGAAGTATTACTGTCTCTAGATAAGAAGGGTCCTGGTCCTGTGGTCGCTGGTGATATAGTACTGGAACATGATGCAGAAATAGTCAATCCTGAACATGTCATCGCGCATTTGACTAAAGCGGGAAGACTGAAGATGAATCTGAAAGTGGCTGTAGGCCGAGGTTATGTTCCTTCAGGAGCCTGGGTAGATACAACAGGTACTGGGAAGCCAGTTGGAAAATTGCAATTAGATGCTTCTTTTTCACCGGTGCGTCGTGTGTCTTATCAAGTCGAAAATGCGCGTGTTGAAAAGCGTACCGACTTAGATAAACTGATTCTTGAAATTGAAACCAATGGCACTTTGAATCCTGAAGATGCCATTCGTTATTCAGCGACCATTCTGCAACGTCAATTAGCATCCTTTGTAGAATTGAAACATGCAGCATTGCAATCACCTAAAGAAAAATCTCGTAAGATAAATCCATTATTACTACGCCCAGTGGAAGATCTTGAGTTAACTGTACGTGCTGCAAATTGCTTAAAAGCAGAAAGTATTAATTCCATTGCTGACTTGGTACAACGCTCTGAATCGGATTTACTAAAGACACCAAATTTAGGCAAAAAATCCCTCACTGAAATTAAAGCCGTTCTGGCAGCACGTAACTTACATTTGGGTATGAAACCAGATGAACTACCTGCACCAGATTCAGATAAAGAACTAGGATAAGACGATGCGACATAGAAAAAGTGGGAGACACTTAAATCGAACCAGTAGCCATCGCAAAGCGATGTTCCGTAATATGGTGGTTTCTTTGATTGAACATGAAATAATCAGAACCACTGTGGCTAAAGCTAAGGAATTACGAGGCTTTGCTGAGCCTTTAATTACCCTAGCTAAAGTTGATGAAGTGGCGCGGCGCCGATTAGCTTTTGATCGTTTGCGAGATAAGGCTGTCGTTGGCAAATTGTTTAAAGAGGTAGGTCCCAGGTTTAAAGAAAGACCGGGCGGTTATTTGCGCATACTCAAATGTGGCTTTAGACCAGGAGATAACGCACCTATGGCCTATGTTGAATTAGTCGATCGTGAATTTGAATCGGAAACTGAAGCTGAAGAATAGTTCATTCTTTCTGATATCTGTAGGGTGCGAAAAAAGGACTGTTTTTTTTGTGTCCTACAGAAGTTTCTGATCCTTTAAATAACTCTCATCTTATCTTTTTCTTTCTTGGAGAGAAGAACTCCGCCGCAGAAATGCGAAACTTTAATCTCCTTGTCAACTAGATTCCGGTATCCATGCTGGGGACGACGGGCCTAATGAAAGCTGGAAAATTCAATGCGATTGCCATGCTGCGCTTAGTGTCAACCGCCTGAGATCCCGCGATCCAGTCGCGGGATGACGTAGCTTAGGGGATGGCAAAAGTCACCCAAATTATTCATCAGCTATCCAAAATACTCGTCATCCCGCGACTGGATCGTGGATCTCAGGCGGTTGCATGAAGTATAGATTCATTCAATTTATTTGATTTATTCAACAGCGCAGCGATAGAAACGAAAAGCAGCCAGCAGATTAAGCGATAAATCCAGACAATTCCCATAATCTGGAAATTGTCTGAATGGATTCTTCTTGCTTAAAACGGAATATCATCCTCAAAATCATTACCTATCTGCGCTGTTTCTAGTGCAACAGGTTGCGGATGAATTTTGATAGCTTTATCAGCATCTTCTGAACCATCTAACTGTGTATGATGATGGTGTGGTTGGTGGGGATGGTGAGGGGAGCCACTGCGGCTGTCAAGTATGTGCATTTCATTGGCGATAATTTCTGTGGTATGACGCTCAATGCCATTTTTATCTTGCCATTTGCGGGTTCTCAAACTACCTTCAACATAGATTTTAGAGCCTTTGTGTAAATATTCGCCTACAATCTCAGCCAAGCGATTAAAAAATACGATGCGGTGCCATTCAGTACGGTCTTGCAATTCTCCACTGGTTTTATCTCTCCAGCTTTCACTAGTTGCCAAATTAACATTGGCTACCGCGCTGCCACTTGGGGTATAGCGAACCTCAGGGTCACTTCCCAAGTTTCCGATTAGAATGACTTTATTTACACCTCTAGCCATATAGCTCTCTCCTTAAAAATTCTGAAATGATTACTTTGATAAGGTTTATAAAACCTTTGCTGCTGAACAATATTTTAGGCAATAAAATTACCTAAAGGCGGTATATTACCTTGAGCGGCATAGGCGGTTCAATTGAAAAAAATAAATGAGTTTAAAATATCATTCAAATTTGTTTTATTGCGCGAAATCATTAAACTTATTATTAAAATTCAACAAATTATTTAGGTCAAGAATC
Encoded proteins:
- the ssb gene encoding single-stranded DNA-binding protein; translated protein: MARGVNKVILIGNLGSDPEVRYTPSGSAVANVNLATSESWRDKTSGELQDRTEWHRIVFFNRLAEIVGEYLHKGSKIYVEGSLRTRKWQDKNGIERHTTEIIANEMHILDSRSGSPHHPHQPHHHHTQLDGSEDADKAIKIHPQPVALETAQIGNDFEDDIPF
- the rplQ gene encoding 50S ribosomal protein L17 — protein: MRHRKSGRHLNRTSSHRKAMFRNMVVSLIEHEIIRTTVAKAKELRGFAEPLITLAKVDEVARRRLAFDRLRDKAVVGKLFKEVGPRFKERPGGYLRILKCGFRPGDNAPMAYVELVDREFESETEAEE
- the rpoA gene encoding DNA-directed RNA polymerase subunit alpha yields the protein MQDIYSSFLTPRNIQVQSITPTHSRIVLEPLERGFGHTLGNALRRILLSSMPGAAIVEVEIDGVLHEYSSIEGVREDVIDILLNLKGIAIKLHGRNEVLLSLDKKGPGPVVAGDIVLEHDAEIVNPEHVIAHLTKAGRLKMNLKVAVGRGYVPSGAWVDTTGTGKPVGKLQLDASFSPVRRVSYQVENARVEKRTDLDKLILEIETNGTLNPEDAIRYSATILQRQLASFVELKHAALQSPKEKSRKINPLLLRPVEDLELTVRAANCLKAESINSIADLVQRSESDLLKTPNLGKKSLTEIKAVLAARNLHLGMKPDELPAPDSDKELG
- the rpsK gene encoding 30S ribosomal protein S11, whose product is MADPKTVRTRKKIKRKVQEGIAHIQASFNNTLITITDRQGNALAWATAGGSGFRGSRKGTPFAAQVAVEKVAQIVKEIGMKMLVVLVKGPGPGRESAIRAFYSNGFTITNIIDVTPLPHNGCRPPKKRRV
- the rpsD gene encoding 30S ribosomal protein S4, whose product is MARYLGPKCKLSRREGTDLMLKSGVRAIETKCKLDTQPGQHGQKHGRLSDYGVQLRMQQLIKRYYGVLQRQFLNCYEEADRQKGSTGENLLKLLESRLDNIVYRMGFASTRAEARQLVGHKAITVNGKVVNIPSYLVRPNDVIQVRERSRKQLRIAAALELAQQRPQAQWLDVNSQEMRGVFKSYPDPADFPAIFKVSLVIELFSK